One Oryza glaberrima chromosome 11, OglaRS2, whole genome shotgun sequence genomic region harbors:
- the LOC127754199 gene encoding anthocyanidin-3-O-glucoside rhamnosyltransferase-like translates to MGSAGAAPVATAAGGGGGDGDLHVVMFPFLAFGHISPFAQLARKMAGVGAGVRVTFLSAAANVPRVEAMLGGTGGTSTVAALELPRVPGLPEGAESTAEVSADGAELLKLAVDGTRPQVEALLARLHPDVVLFDFATPWVVDVARPLGVKAALFSVFAAVSGAYVMAPARRRLPGPGRPTVDDLASAPEGFPPSSPLATVPAYQAADFSYVFESFHGMPCVYDRVAACHNACDALVIKTCAEMEGPYIDYIAAEHGKPVLLTGPIVPDPPRGELEERWATWLSSFPDNSVVFASFGSETFLLHAAATELLLGLEATALPFLAVLNFPKGTDAEAELRKLTPPGLEERVKGRGILHTGWVQQQHILRHRSVGCFVNHSGLSSVVEGLVAGCRLVLLPMKGDQYLNAALFARELRVGTEVARRARDGWFGREDVRDALAAAFAGGEDGGGEEKKWREFLMDDAVQRRFVREFVAGLRRLKG, encoded by the coding sequence ATGGGAAGCGCCGgtgcggcgccggtggcgacggcggccggcggcggcggtggagacggagACCTGCACGTGGTGATGTTCCCGTTCCTGGCGTTCGGCCACATCAGCCCGTTCGCGCAGCTGGCGCGGAAGatggccggcgtcggcgccggggtGCGCGTCACGTTCCTGTCGGCGGCGGCCAACGTGCCCCGCGTCGAGGCCATGCTGGGCGGCACCGGCGGCACGTCCACCGTGGCGGCGCTCGAGCTGCCGCGCGTGCCGGGGCTCCCCGAGGGCGCGGAGAGCACGGCGGAGGTGTCGGCGGACGGTGCCGAGCTGCTCaagctcgccgtcgacggcacGCGGCCGCAGGTGGAGGCGCTGCTGGCGAGGCTCCACCCGGACGTCGTGCTGTTCGACTTCGCCACGCCGTGGGTCGTCGACGTCGCCAGGCCGCTCGGCGTCAAGGCAGCGCTCTTCTCCGTGTTCGCCGCGGTCTCCGGCGCGTACGTCAtggcccccgcgcgccgccgcctccccgggCCGGGGCGCCCGACCGTCGACGACctggcgtcggcgccggaggggttcccgccgtcgtcgccgctcgccaccgtgCCGGCCTACCAGGCCGCCGACTTCAGCTACGTGTTCGAGAGCTTCCACGGCATGCCGTGCGTGTACGACCGCGTCGCCGCATGCCACAACGCCTGCGACGCCCTGGTCATCAAGACCTGCGCCGAGATGGAAGGCCCCTACATCGACTACATCGCGGCGGAGCACGGCAAGCCGGTGCTCCTGACGGGGCCCATCGTGCCGGATCCGCCGCGAGGCGAGCTGGAGGAGCGGTGGGCGACGTGGCTCTCCTCCTTCCCGGACAACTCCGTCGTGTTCGCCTCCTTCGGCAGCGAGACCTTCCTGCTGCACGCCGCCGCGACGGAGCTCCTCCTCGGACTAGAGGCCACCGCCCTGCCGTTCCTCGCCGTGCTCAACTTCCCCAAGGGCACGGACGCCGAGGCGGAGCTGAGGAAGCTCACGCCGCCGGGGTTGGAGGAGAGGGTGAAGGGGAGAGGGATCCTGCACACCGGGtgggtgcagcagcagcacatccTGCGCCACCGCAGCGTGGGCTGCTTCGTCAACCACTCCGGGCTCAGCTCCGTCGTGGAGGGGCtcgtcgccggctgccgcctcGTGCTGCTGCCGATGAAGGGCGACCAGTACCTCAACGCCGCGCTGTTCGCGCGCGAGCTCCGCGTGGGCACCGAGGtcgcgcgccgcgcccgcgacgGGTGGTTCGGGCGTGAGGACGTGCGCgacgcgctggcggcggcgttcgccggaggagaagacggcggcggcgaggagaagaAATGGCGGGAGTTCTTGATGGACGACGCCGTGCAGAGGAGGTTCGTGCGGGAGTTCGTGGCGGGGCTGAGAAGGCTCAAGGGCTGA
- the LOC127755330 gene encoding uncharacterized protein LOC127755330, protein MVAPRQCADSGGDGGDDGDLLERDAPLRLALSVLHDLLGVAAFAASHPLHAAYALFFARHLLALACFFSPLLATTALLLAVLVTVAPCAGARRGGDSPPEPCSLGWTFGIAVGALRAELRPDPDGAGGGAVALLAQLCSFVLGPGDAASVLRVGEIMGELCDTGDSCLILEHKPAVLFDHTELELPWHQAAIDAQISMDQEVLDEIKDGIEEKKVVLEDLNQLSAPHFSSENCSSRSDTSVQDIQRQSFGSSSDGDGFSDGVEEKRLECDPVSVEIKKCEPPAKSLSSVSRRILQWEAQASGNFKKVLDEMEENSVDFSLEKASFLDFKECNKLDGGAYTEKCEVEEIASVAESGMHQEEQVFKDVKECVQSEAETCTEKCSKDQQSEESVVVVQSEEEWQEENLKIVLPEPEMQDQEYKDVEPVKELQDQEYKFLQPEEEEEQQEQDSENDAQPEEQLQEQDCDNGVQPEEEEESQEHEMRLQESHDDQEEEFKDAADQESPREDPLRPSTSIARRVHSRTSSEHLLVVGEGSPRKEKEWKRTLACKLYEERMQLKLCRDRAVVESSSDNMDMLWEAYEVGGGGGAATSTKGGASKAKRKQERATVERKQEHATADEEDDDDDGDEEEGSVRQLCCLQALKFSTRKMSFGGGGGKPSLAKISKVLRRVAALSRSGSRRSTKG, encoded by the coding sequence ATGGTGGCGCCGCGCCAGTGCGCCGacagtggcggcgatggcggtgatGATGGCGACCTCCTCGAACGCGACGCGCCGCTGCGGCTGGCGCTGTCCGTGCTCCACGACCTGCTCGGCGTGGCCGCCTTCGCCGCGTCCCACCCGCTCCACGCCGCGTACGCGCTCTTCTTCGCGCGCCACCTCCTCGCGCTCGCCTGCTTCTTCTCCCCGctcctcgccaccaccgcgctcctcctcgccgtcctcgtcacCGTCGCCCCCTgcgccggcgcccgccgcggGGGGGACTCGCCGCCGGAGCCGTGCTCGCTCGGGTGGACCTTCGGCATTGCCGTCGGCGCGCTCCGCGCCGAGCTCAGGCCGGACCCGGAcggcgctggcggtggcgccgtcgcGCTCCTTGCCCAGCTCTGCTCCTTCGTCCTCGGCcccggcgacgccgcctccgTGCTCCGCGTCGGCGAGATCATGGGTGAGCTCTGCGACACCGGCGATTCTTGCCTCATTCTAGAACACAAGCCAGCCGTGCTGTTCGACCACACCGAGCTCGAGCTCCCATGGCATCAGGCCGCCATTGACGCCCAAATCTCCATGGATCAAGAGGTTCTTGACGAGATCAAGGACGGAATCGAGGAGAAGAAGGTCGTTCTCGAGGATCTAAACCAGCTAAGTGCTCCGCATTTTTCTTCAGAGAATTGTTCATCGAGGAGCGACACGTCGGTGCAAGACATTCAGCGACAGAGCTTTGGTTCGTCATCAGATGGCGATGGGTTCAGTGATGGCGTTGAGGAGAAGAGACTGGAGTGTGACCCTGTCTCAGTGGAGATCAAGAAATGCGAGCCTCCCGCGAAATCGCTTTCTTCGGTTTCTCGGAGAATCTTGCAGTGGGAGGCGCAGGCTTCTGGCAATTTCAAGAAAGTTCTTGATGAAATGGAGGAGAATTCGGTGGATTTCAGTTTGGAGAAAGCCTCGTTCCTGGATTTCAAGGAATGCAACAAATTGGATGGTGGAGCTTACACAGAAAAATGCGAAGTTGAAGAAATTGCTTCTGTTGCAGAGTCTGGCATGCACCAAGAAGAACAAGTATTCAAGGATGTGAAAGAATGCGTGCAATCTGAAGCTGAAACCTGCACTGAGAAATGCAGCAAGGACCAGCAATCTGAAGAAAGCGTAGTGGTGGTTCAGTCTGAAGAAGAATGGCAAGAAGAGAACCTCAAAATTGTTCTTCCTGAGCCAGAAATGCAAGATCAGGAGTACAAAGATGTGGAACCTGTCAAAGAATTGCAGGATCAGGAGTACAAATTTCTGCaacctgaagaagaagaagaacagcaAGAACAAGATTCTGAAAATGATGCACAACCTGAAGAACAGTTACAAGAGCAAGATTGTGACAATGGCGTGCaacctgaagaagaagaagaatcgcAGGAGCACGAGATGCGACTGCAAGAATCGCACGATGATCAGGAGGAGGAGTTCAAGGACGCGGCGGACCAAGAATCTCCAAGGGAGGATCCCCTCCGGCCGTCGACGTCGATCGCGCGGCGGGTGCACTCGCGGACGTCGTCGGAgcacctcctcgtcgtcggcgaggggTCGCCGCGGAAGGAGAAGGAGTGGAAGCGGACGTTGGCGTGCAAGCTCTACGAGGAGCGGATGCAGCTCAAGCTCTGCCGCGACCGCGCCGTCGTCGAGTCGTCCAGCGACAACATGGACATGCTCTGGGAGGCCtacgaggtcggcggcggcggcggcgccgccacctccaccaagggcggcgccagcaaggcgAAACGCAAGCAAGAACGAGCCACCGTCGAACGCAAGCAAGAACACGCGACcgccgacgaggaagacgacgacgacgacggcgacgaggaggaaggctcGGTGAGGCAGCTCTGCTGCCTCCAGGCTCTCAAGTTCTCAACGAGGAAGATgagcttcggcggcggcggcggcaagccgaGCCTGGCCAAGATCTCCAAGGTGCTGAGGAGGGTGGCCGCGTTGTCGAGGTCCGGATCGCGGCGAAGCACCAAaggttga